Proteins co-encoded in one Methylomonas albis genomic window:
- the mutS gene encoding DNA mismatch repair protein MutS, whose protein sequence is MNNQKIQGTKQDEKMQHTPMMQQYFRIKSGQPDTLLFYRMGDFYELFFDDAKKAAQLLDITLTARGHSGGQPIPMAGIPYHAAENYIARLLKQGESIAICEQIGDPAKSKGPVERKVMRIVTPGTVTDEALLEDRKDNLLVALAVFDKFFGLACLDLGSGKFTLQQLDNETQLLSEIERLNPAELLYSEDIKLPSAIKERRGLCKRPPWHFDLDSCRLLILKQFNSHDLKGYGCEHLPAAICAAGCLLQYLRDTQQSALPHIQGIRVEHCDDSISLDAASRRNLELDSHPSGQLQYTLLGVLDKTATAMGSRCLRRWIHRPLRDHAVVNGRYACIASLSANQLYADLQVSLRQVGDIERISSRIALKSARPRDLLVLRHTLAVLPQLQCQLADSENPHLDSLRTQLREQPELLALLQRAIVDNPPVLIRDGGVIAPGYHPELDELRNLSQNADQFLIDMEQRERASTGIATLKVNYNRVHGYYIEISNAQADKVPEHYTRKQTLKGAERYITPELKSFEDKVLSAREKSLSFEKALYDQLLDTLGDALLDLQHCANALAELDVLVNFAERAETLNLSQPTLDQQPGIAIVGGRHLVVEALSSIPFVANDLNFSAERRMLVITGPNMGGKSTYMRQAALIVLMAHIGSYVPAQALRCGPIDKIFTRIGASDDLASGRSTFMVEMSETANILHNATSNSLILMDEIGRGTSTFDGLSLAWACADYLARHTQAFTLFATHYFELTTLAEEQSNIHNIHLDAMEHGDKIVFLHAVKDGPASQSYGLQVAALAGVPQSVIANAKNKLAQLENTAYIELQNHSEINQFDLFTSQECHPAVVLLEELDPDHLSPRQALDALYRLKALLKANKR, encoded by the coding sequence ATGAATAACCAGAAAATACAAGGCACCAAGCAAGACGAGAAAATGCAACACACCCCGATGATGCAGCAATATTTCCGCATCAAATCCGGCCAACCGGATACGCTGCTTTTTTATCGGATGGGCGATTTTTACGAGTTGTTTTTCGACGATGCCAAGAAGGCCGCACAATTGCTCGACATCACTTTGACCGCGCGCGGCCATTCCGGTGGCCAGCCGATTCCGATGGCCGGCATTCCTTATCACGCCGCCGAAAACTATATCGCCCGTTTATTAAAACAAGGCGAATCGATTGCGATATGCGAGCAGATCGGCGATCCGGCCAAATCCAAGGGACCCGTGGAACGCAAAGTGATGCGTATCGTCACGCCGGGGACGGTCACCGACGAGGCCTTGCTGGAAGATCGTAAGGATAATCTGCTGGTGGCGTTGGCAGTATTCGACAAGTTTTTCGGACTGGCCTGCCTGGATTTGGGGAGTGGTAAATTCACGCTCCAACAATTGGATAACGAAACCCAGCTGCTGAGCGAAATCGAACGATTGAATCCGGCAGAGCTGCTGTATAGCGAGGACATTAAACTACCGTCCGCCATCAAAGAACGCCGCGGCTTATGCAAACGGCCGCCCTGGCATTTTGACTTGGATAGTTGCCGGCTGTTGATTTTAAAGCAGTTCAACAGCCACGACTTAAAAGGCTATGGCTGCGAGCATTTACCCGCAGCAATTTGCGCGGCCGGTTGTTTATTGCAATACCTGCGCGACACTCAACAAAGCGCCCTGCCCCATATTCAAGGCATCCGCGTCGAGCACTGCGACGATAGCATCAGTCTGGACGCTGCTAGCCGCCGCAATCTGGAGCTGGACAGCCACCCCAGCGGCCAGCTGCAATACACCTTGCTGGGTGTGCTGGACAAGACCGCCACGGCGATGGGCAGCCGCTGTCTGCGGCGCTGGATACATCGACCCTTGCGCGATCATGCCGTTGTGAATGGCCGTTATGCCTGCATCGCCAGCCTATCGGCAAATCAGTTATATGCAGATCTACAAGTCAGCCTGCGTCAGGTTGGCGATATAGAGCGGATTAGTTCGCGCATCGCCTTGAAATCCGCGCGGCCGCGCGATCTGCTGGTGCTGCGCCACACCTTGGCGGTGTTGCCGCAACTGCAATGCCAACTCGCGGATAGCGAAAATCCGCATCTGGACAGCCTGCGTACACAATTACGGGAACAGCCGGAATTGCTGGCCCTGCTGCAACGCGCCATCGTCGACAATCCGCCTGTGTTGATTCGCGACGGCGGTGTCATCGCCCCCGGCTATCACCCGGAGCTGGACGAACTACGTAATCTCAGCCAGAACGCCGATCAGTTTTTGATCGACATGGAACAGCGCGAACGAGCCAGCACCGGTATCGCCACACTGAAAGTGAATTACAACCGGGTACACGGTTATTACATCGAGATTTCCAACGCCCAAGCCGACAAGGTGCCGGAGCATTACACCCGCAAACAAACCCTGAAAGGTGCTGAGCGTTACATCACCCCGGAACTTAAATCCTTCGAAGACAAGGTGCTAAGCGCTAGGGAAAAATCTTTAAGTTTCGAGAAAGCCTTATACGACCAATTGCTGGATACACTAGGCGACGCCTTGCTTGACTTGCAACATTGCGCCAACGCCCTGGCTGAACTGGATGTGTTGGTAAATTTCGCCGAACGCGCCGAAACCTTAAACCTGTCTCAGCCGACATTGGATCAACAGCCGGGCATAGCCATCGTCGGCGGCCGGCATCTGGTGGTGGAAGCGCTCTCCAGTATTCCCTTCGTCGCCAATGATCTCAATTTCTCGGCCGAGCGGCGCATGCTGGTCATCACCGGCCCAAACATGGGCGGTAAATCGACCTATATGCGCCAAGCGGCATTGATCGTGCTGATGGCTCACATCGGCTCTTATGTTCCTGCGCAAGCACTGCGTTGCGGGCCGATAGACAAGATATTCACCCGCATCGGCGCCTCCGACGATTTGGCCAGCGGCCGCTCGACTTTTATGGTGGAAATGTCGGAAACCGCCAACATTCTGCATAACGCCACCAGCAACAGCCTGATTTTGATGGACGAAATCGGCCGCGGCACTAGCACCTTCGACGGCTTGTCGCTAGCCTGGGCCTGCGCCGATTATCTGGCCCGCCACACCCAGGCTTTTACGCTATTTGCTACCCATTATTTTGAATTAACCACACTGGCCGAAGAACAGAGCAATATCCACAACATTCATTTGGACGCTATGGAGCACGGCGACAAGATCGTATTTTTACACGCGGTGAAGGATGGCCCGGCTAGTCAAAGCTACGGTTTGCAAGTGGCGGCGCTGGCCGGCGTGCCACAGAGCGTAATTGCCAACGCCAAAAACAAGCTGGCACAACTCGAAAACACCGCCTATATCGAGCTGCAGAATCATAGCGAAATCAACCAATTCGACTTATTCACCAGTCAGGAATGCCATCCGGCTGTGGTGTTACTTGAGGAACTCGATCCCGATCATTTGAGTCCACGGCAAGCATTGGACGCCTTGTATCGTTTGAAAGCGCTATTAAAAGCTAACAAGCGTTGA
- the rseP gene encoding RIP metalloprotease RseP, which translates to MDTLHTLFYFIVAIAVLVAFHEYGHFWAARKVGVKVIRFSIGFGKPLITWQKSPNDTEFVLAAIPLGGYVKMVDEREEAVKTEDLPYAFNRQPLLARTTVVAAGPIANLLLAVFLFWLVLVIGEVGVKPVVGGVEAGSLAEQAGFVSGDEILSIDETVTPTWIEALDTLLTLAIDGKTEISVLTKAIDDSQQVRLIHLTEQDVQTPEILHKRLGLKPWVPTIKPIIGKLLDDGVAKQAGLHSGDLILSADGTAITDWQQWVDYVQARPDVEIKLLLERSGAQLPLSITPRSEMQGEGKAVGKIGAGVDAPKDLMDAMMITHALSPLDALPVAGKRVWFYAVTTLKMMGKMVVGSASVENLSGPISIAQYAGQSAEMGLTAFLKFLGLVSVSLGVLNLLPVPVLDGGHLLFFAVEAIKGSPLPERVQLYFQQAGMLLLMLLMGLAMFLDIGRLFQ; encoded by the coding sequence ATGGATACTTTGCACACCTTGTTTTATTTCATCGTCGCCATCGCAGTGCTGGTGGCGTTTCATGAATACGGCCATTTTTGGGCGGCACGCAAGGTTGGCGTTAAAGTAATTCGTTTTTCCATCGGTTTTGGCAAGCCCTTAATTACTTGGCAAAAAAGCCCTAACGATACCGAATTCGTCTTGGCTGCAATTCCGTTAGGTGGCTATGTCAAAATGGTCGACGAGCGCGAAGAAGCGGTTAAAACGGAAGATTTGCCGTATGCCTTTAACAGGCAACCGTTGTTAGCCAGAACCACAGTAGTCGCGGCGGGGCCGATTGCTAACTTATTGCTAGCCGTGTTTTTGTTTTGGCTAGTTCTGGTAATCGGTGAAGTGGGGGTTAAACCTGTAGTCGGTGGCGTCGAAGCGGGATCTCTGGCTGAGCAAGCTGGTTTTGTGAGTGGCGACGAAATACTCAGTATCGATGAGACGGTCACGCCTACCTGGATAGAAGCCCTGGATACCTTGTTGACCTTGGCGATTGACGGTAAAACAGAGATCAGTGTCCTCACTAAAGCTATTGACGACAGCCAACAAGTACGCCTGATTCATCTAACGGAACAAGACGTGCAAACCCCGGAAATTCTGCACAAGCGTTTAGGATTGAAGCCCTGGGTGCCGACTATCAAGCCGATTATTGGCAAACTGCTTGACGATGGTGTCGCCAAACAAGCCGGTTTACACAGCGGGGATTTAATCCTCAGCGCCGACGGCACAGCAATTACCGATTGGCAACAATGGGTTGATTATGTTCAGGCCCGGCCTGATGTCGAAATTAAGTTATTGCTGGAGCGTAGCGGTGCGCAATTGCCATTGAGCATTACGCCGCGTAGCGAAATGCAAGGTGAAGGCAAGGCAGTTGGCAAAATCGGTGCTGGCGTTGATGCGCCGAAAGACTTGATGGACGCCATGATGATCACCCACGCCTTATCACCATTGGATGCTTTGCCGGTTGCGGGTAAACGCGTCTGGTTTTATGCAGTGACTACGTTGAAAATGATGGGAAAAATGGTGGTAGGTTCCGCTTCGGTCGAGAACCTGAGCGGCCCGATCAGCATTGCCCAATATGCCGGTCAGTCTGCCGAGATGGGTTTGACGGCATTTTTGAAATTTCTGGGCTTGGTTAGCGTCAGCCTTGGCGTATTGAATTTATTGCCGGTACCGGTGCTGGACGGTGGTCATTTACTATTTTTTGCGGTCGAGGCCATTAAAGGCAGTCCGCTTCCAGAGCGAGTACAGCTGTACTTTCAACAAGCCGGCATGCTGCTATTGATGTTGCTGATGGGCTTGGCGATGTTTCTTGATATTGGCAGATTATTTCAATAG
- a CDS encoding OmpA family protein, translating into MMTISLPKTLTFAIALALSGCAKSYLVLLEDHDGSTGKVIFSDAGSETVVEQAGYGAALDNSKTVFKVEQEKINKDFGRALASEPVSPEIFLLYFETGGTKLTAESAALIPKIIETAGKHPAADISVIGHTDTVGDAGKNEKLANERAVQVSRLFDPSKLDVKEIAVTSHGEKNLLIKTGDETSEPRNRRVEVTIR; encoded by the coding sequence ATGATGACAATATCCCTACCCAAAACCCTAACATTCGCTATTGCGCTGGCATTATCCGGTTGTGCCAAGTCCTATTTAGTATTGCTGGAGGATCACGACGGCTCGACCGGGAAAGTGATTTTCAGCGACGCTGGCAGTGAAACAGTGGTTGAACAGGCCGGCTATGGCGCGGCACTGGACAATTCCAAAACCGTATTCAAAGTCGAACAAGAAAAGATCAATAAAGATTTTGGCAGAGCCTTGGCCTCCGAACCCGTGTCGCCGGAGATATTTTTATTATATTTTGAGACTGGTGGCACCAAGCTAACCGCCGAATCAGCAGCCCTGATCCCTAAAATCATAGAAACCGCTGGCAAACACCCAGCCGCCGATATTTCTGTGATCGGTCACACCGATACCGTGGGCGATGCGGGCAAAAACGAAAAATTGGCTAACGAGCGCGCGGTGCAGGTTAGTCGCTTGTTCGACCCAAGCAAACTGGATGTGAAGGAAATCGCCGTTACATCGCACGGCGAAAAGAATTTATTGATTAAGACCGGCGATGAAACATCCGAGCCGAGAAACCGTCGGGTAGAAGTGACGATTCGATAG
- a CDS encoding Arm DNA-binding domain-containing protein → MQFDARTAKALLPGQHMAFNDYPGLRLSAMAKVRTWFYRYRSSVDGRLRQVSIGHWPSMSFPSAIVAWEALKNQRDSGRDPVLEAKQAKLEAKALTLKQEVANSENAYTVRALCDEYLAGHVCRHRAPKGSAEITRMFNTMLGDMADLWAMFNQPCKVFQKS, encoded by the coding sequence ATGCAATTTGACGCCCGTACCGCTAAAGCTTTGCTACCTGGACAGCATATGGCTTTTAATGATTACCCTGGACTGCGTTTGTCTGCGATGGCAAAGGTGAGAACCTGGTTTTATCGATATAGAAGCAGTGTTGATGGACGCCTTCGGCAGGTATCGATCGGTCATTGGCCGTCTATGTCATTTCCATCGGCTATTGTCGCCTGGGAGGCTTTGAAAAACCAGCGTGATTCTGGCAGGGATCCTGTATTAGAAGCCAAGCAAGCGAAATTAGAGGCAAAAGCCTTAACGTTAAAACAAGAGGTGGCAAATTCTGAAAACGCTTATACAGTACGCGCGCTGTGCGATGAATATTTAGCCGGACATGTTTGCCGTCATAGAGCCCCAAAAGGCTCAGCTGAAATTACAAGGATGTTTAACACGATGCTAGGGGATATGGCGGATTTATGGGCAATGTTTAACCAACCGTGCAAGGTTTTCCAAAAGTCGTGA
- the ispC gene encoding 1-deoxy-D-xylulose-5-phosphate reductoisomerase, with product MKGICILGATGSIGVSTLDVVARHPDQYKVVALTANGNIATLYEQCLAHRPEYAVVANPDNAQAFKDKIADSPIAGMTVLAGAEALTQVATLDNVDAVMAAIVGAAGLLPTLAAAKAGKTVLLANKEALVMSGQIFMQAVAENGATLLPIDSEHNAIFQCMPAGYTTGHTAKQARRILLTASGGPFRQTPIADLDTVTPEQAVAHPKWDMGRKISVDSATMMNKGLELIEACLLFNMDPDAIQVVIHPQSIIHSMVDYVDGSVLAQMGNPDMRTPIAYAMAWPERFDSGVAPLNIFEVKHMDFEQPDLQRFPCLRLAYEAIKAGGIMPTVLNAANEVAVEAFLNEQVRFTDIARIIERSMAEFKADCADTLEHVLTADQQARDVANAVIAELKH from the coding sequence ATGAAAGGTATTTGCATCCTTGGCGCCACCGGCTCGATTGGTGTCAGCACGCTAGACGTAGTTGCCCGCCATCCCGATCAATACAAAGTGGTAGCTTTAACCGCCAATGGTAATATCGCGACATTGTACGAACAATGTTTGGCACACCGTCCGGAATATGCGGTGGTCGCCAATCCGGATAATGCCCAAGCGTTCAAGGATAAAATCGCCGATTCGCCTATTGCCGGTATGACAGTATTAGCCGGTGCCGAAGCCTTGACTCAAGTCGCCACCTTGGACAATGTTGATGCGGTAATGGCCGCTATCGTCGGCGCAGCCGGCTTATTGCCAACCTTGGCAGCAGCGAAAGCGGGTAAAACGGTATTGCTGGCCAACAAGGAAGCCTTGGTCATGTCCGGGCAAATTTTTATGCAAGCGGTCGCCGAGAACGGCGCTACGCTGTTACCGATCGACAGTGAACATAACGCGATATTTCAATGCATGCCGGCCGGTTATACCACCGGACATACCGCCAAACAGGCCCGACGCATTTTATTGACCGCATCCGGAGGGCCGTTTCGGCAAACGCCGATAGCCGATTTGGATACGGTAACTCCCGAACAAGCAGTAGCGCATCCGAAATGGGATATGGGCCGGAAAATTTCGGTTGATTCCGCGACGATGATGAACAAAGGTTTGGAGTTGATCGAAGCTTGTCTGCTGTTCAATATGGATCCGGATGCAATACAAGTAGTGATCCATCCGCAAAGCATCATTCATTCCATGGTTGATTATGTCGATGGCTCCGTGTTGGCGCAAATGGGCAACCCTGACATGCGTACGCCGATCGCTTACGCTATGGCTTGGCCGGAGCGTTTCGATTCCGGCGTGGCGCCGCTGAATATTTTCGAAGTCAAACATATGGATTTCGAACAGCCCGATTTGCAGCGTTTTCCGTGTTTGAGACTGGCCTACGAAGCTATAAAAGCCGGCGGCATTATGCCGACTGTTTTAAATGCTGCCAATGAGGTTGCCGTGGAAGCCTTTTTGAACGAGCAGGTGCGTTTTACCGATATTGCGCGCATCATAGAACGGAGCATGGCGGAATTTAAAGCCGATTGTGCCGATACGCTCGAACATGTCCTGACAGCCGACCAGCAGGCCAGGGATGTTGCGAATGCGGTGATCGCCGAACTCAAACACTAG
- a CDS encoding phosphatidate cytidylyltransferase: MLLKRILTALVLAAVVVTAVLLLPTLYFSLFIAVVTLIAAFEWMALTDVNTLTRKILFVLFLIVPMLGVTYWTVLLELLSEAMEWPEIKDYSDALEWFVIAPVLFWVLIMVLLRKAGPQMLSIEFKSRLKTFSGWLVLLSAWMFLSKLRAYYGPGMVLYFLILIWAADISAFFAGKKWGKDKLAPEISPGKTVQGMYGALVSALICSIGLRVYYGFDAFQGEQPELAVLMTIDLAILSILTVLISIYGDLFFSLIKRKKGVKDSGTLLPGHGGILDRVDSIIAAAPFFYAGIILIGRSVFA; encoded by the coding sequence AAAACGCATCTTAACCGCGCTAGTGCTGGCTGCCGTGGTCGTCACAGCAGTTTTGCTACTGCCAACCCTTTATTTTTCATTATTTATTGCCGTCGTCACCTTGATAGCCGCCTTTGAATGGATGGCCTTGACCGATGTAAATACGCTGACTCGGAAAATACTGTTCGTACTGTTTCTGATCGTGCCAATGCTGGGTGTCACCTATTGGACGGTATTGCTGGAGCTGCTAAGCGAGGCGATGGAATGGCCGGAAATCAAAGACTATTCGGATGCTTTGGAATGGTTTGTGATCGCTCCCGTGCTGTTCTGGGTGTTGATAATGGTTTTGCTCAGAAAAGCCGGCCCGCAAATGTTAAGCATCGAATTTAAATCGCGGCTCAAAACTTTTAGCGGTTGGTTGGTATTGCTCTCGGCCTGGATGTTTCTCAGCAAATTAAGAGCGTACTACGGCCCGGGGATGGTGTTGTATTTCTTGATATTGATTTGGGCGGCCGACATTTCGGCATTTTTTGCCGGTAAAAAATGGGGCAAAGACAAGTTGGCACCGGAAATCAGCCCCGGTAAAACCGTGCAAGGCATGTACGGTGCATTGGTTTCCGCGCTAATCTGCTCAATAGGTTTAAGGGTGTATTATGGTTTTGATGCTTTTCAAGGCGAGCAACCCGAGTTAGCGGTCTTGATGACTATCGATTTGGCGATCCTGTCGATATTAACCGTGCTGATCTCTATATACGGTGATTTGTTTTTTAGTCTGATCAAACGCAAAAAAGGCGTTAAGGATAGCGGGACATTGCTGCCAGGACATGGCGGTATTCTGGATCGAGTCGATAGCATTATCGCTGCGGCACCGTTTTTTTACGCCGGTATCATTCTAATTGGACGGAGCGTATTTGCATGA
- a CDS encoding DsbC family protein — translation MKKITHILALTLLALTSPALFADEAAIKKALSEFMPGGQVDSVKPSEIQGLYEVSMGGNIFYASEDGKYLLQGQLFDAQAKKNITETKLASVRKASLDKVGEQKMIIFKPEASKYMVSIFTDIDCGYCRKLHSEIDQYMAQGITIRYMFFPRAGKGSDSYKKAVSVWCAADKNRALTAAKKGENLDAKTCENPVDEHMALGEAFGMNGTPMIVTQKGNILPGYVPAAQLAKVLASE, via the coding sequence ATGAAAAAAATCACACATATTCTGGCTTTGACGCTATTGGCTTTGACTAGTCCAGCGCTATTTGCCGACGAAGCCGCCATTAAAAAAGCATTGAGCGAGTTTATGCCAGGAGGACAGGTCGATTCTGTCAAGCCGTCCGAAATTCAAGGTTTGTATGAAGTGAGCATGGGTGGCAATATTTTCTATGCATCTGAAGATGGCAAATATTTGTTGCAAGGGCAGTTATTCGATGCCCAAGCAAAGAAAAATATCACCGAAACCAAGCTGGCTAGCGTGCGTAAAGCCTCGTTGGATAAAGTCGGCGAACAAAAGATGATCATCTTCAAACCTGAAGCCAGCAAATATATGGTGTCTATCTTTACCGACATCGATTGCGGCTATTGCCGTAAGCTGCATTCGGAAATCGATCAATACATGGCGCAGGGCATCACGATACGCTACATGTTTTTCCCTAGAGCCGGCAAGGGCTCGGATTCCTACAAAAAGGCCGTTTCCGTCTGGTGTGCCGCTGACAAAAATAGAGCTTTAACTGCCGCGAAGAAAGGCGAGAATCTGGATGCAAAAACCTGTGAAAACCCAGTGGACGAACACATGGCCCTAGGCGAAGCATTTGGAATGAACGGCACACCGATGATAGTCACGCAAAAAGGTAATATCCTGCCGGGCTATGTGCCAGCTGCGCAATTGGCAAAAGTTCTCGCCAGCGAATAA
- a CDS encoding FecR family protein, producing MKHLFACWGMGLALCISSEVSADESVIGYIKTITDQTTIDESTGPIKASLGSPIRIGNVIKTDKNGAAGLTLKDNTILSIGPNTELKIEAYQFEPQQDKLQLNANLLTGTLHYISGVIAKLKPEAVTVKTPTGVIAVRGTRFLVKIEE from the coding sequence ATGAAACATCTTTTCGCCTGTTGGGGCATGGGACTAGCCCTTTGCATATCGAGTGAAGTATCAGCCGATGAATCAGTTATCGGTTACATCAAAACCATCACCGACCAAACGACTATTGACGAGAGCACCGGCCCGATAAAAGCCAGTCTTGGTTCGCCGATACGCATAGGCAACGTCATCAAAACCGACAAAAACGGCGCTGCCGGGCTAACTCTAAAAGACAATACTATTTTGTCTATCGGCCCAAATACCGAATTAAAGATCGAGGCGTATCAATTCGAACCACAACAGGATAAGTTGCAATTAAATGCCAACTTGTTGACAGGCACGTTGCACTATATTTCCGGCGTCATCGCCAAACTCAAGCCTGAAGCGGTAACGGTAAAAACCCCTACCGGCGTGATTGCGGTGAGAGGCACGCGTTTTTTAGTCAAGATTGAAGAATAA
- a CDS encoding CHASE2 domain-containing protein, which yields MATRHFEKPLIVMLLVVFTISLSSTDALWRFDRWIYDVQLKLLATPASKEIVIIEVDQKSLQKLGRWPWPRDIHARLLETLAPMKPNAIALDFVFSEADRQHPELDARLSHALESNNQVILPVIVEHNGNNIVVTQPLPEFAKHAVLGHANVDLDKDGISRSVLLQLALGNSQWPAMPLAIFALLHPEILTDLPGLRTETLQDGIQGDYRVWLPFFNPNTDFARVSYLDVLSGAVPGQFFSHKYVLVGLTASGIERELPGPLAVGDKPMNGVDFVAAGLDGLIKQTLWQPLPGHWQFLLSLAIAGIAIKISTFFSLRWLALAVSILSIAILLFSLALLYASHYWFAPAASLAVVLVSYPLRSWRHFEKLIQSLFAERKRAYITLNAIVDGVIATDSKGVIEYMNAAALDLVGSKQPKTASQNIDDIFSVEMDGKPHKMGELIKQSVNSQGPLKFNNSRLSISDQYVMNANLTIAPLIGRRGMLIGTVLTINDIGERMIMAKMLLQKAEEQSVMRELINRTEQVSLAKSQFLSQMSHELRTPLNAIIGFAQLMQMDDPEHPLADTHLDSVNEILKAGLHLLGLINELLDLAKIESGKISVNIDSINLVEMIKDCQTLIAPMVNNKGLELIVDNPLPEDVELKADPKRAKQILLNFLSNAVKYNRPNGSISLSSRQVGNNRVRISITDTGNGLAEQEQQLLFQSFQRLGADNTDIEGTGIGLAITKQLAELMHGNVGLSSTPGIGSTFWVELPIHYH from the coding sequence ATGGCGACACGCCACTTTGAAAAACCATTGATTGTTATGCTGCTGGTAGTGTTCACGATCAGCTTAAGCAGTACGGACGCGCTATGGCGATTTGATCGCTGGATCTATGATGTCCAACTAAAGCTGCTCGCTACCCCGGCTTCAAAAGAAATTGTCATTATCGAAGTCGATCAAAAAAGCCTACAAAAACTAGGACGCTGGCCCTGGCCTAGAGATATTCACGCCCGTTTGCTGGAGACTCTGGCACCGATGAAACCCAATGCCATTGCCTTGGACTTTGTTTTTTCCGAAGCCGACCGGCAGCATCCGGAGTTGGACGCACGCTTAAGCCATGCGCTAGAAAGCAACAATCAGGTAATACTACCGGTTATTGTGGAACACAATGGCAATAATATAGTCGTAACGCAGCCCTTGCCGGAGTTTGCCAAACACGCGGTATTGGGGCATGCCAACGTTGACTTGGATAAGGACGGAATTAGTAGAAGCGTTTTATTGCAACTTGCTTTGGGTAACTCGCAGTGGCCGGCAATGCCGCTAGCTATATTTGCATTACTCCACCCGGAAATATTAACTGATTTACCCGGCTTACGTACCGAAACGCTGCAAGACGGTATACAAGGCGATTACCGTGTGTGGTTGCCGTTCTTCAACCCCAACACCGATTTCGCTCGGGTGTCTTATTTAGACGTGTTGTCCGGTGCCGTACCTGGACAGTTTTTTAGCCACAAATACGTACTGGTCGGCTTGACCGCCAGCGGGATAGAACGTGAGTTGCCAGGACCGTTAGCCGTCGGTGATAAGCCCATGAACGGCGTGGACTTCGTCGCTGCAGGCTTGGATGGCCTGATAAAGCAAACTCTTTGGCAGCCGTTGCCGGGCCATTGGCAATTTCTATTAAGCCTGGCAATAGCCGGTATCGCTATCAAAATCAGCACTTTTTTTTCACTGCGCTGGCTAGCCTTAGCTGTATCCATACTGTCCATAGCTATTTTACTGTTCAGTTTGGCGTTACTGTACGCCAGCCATTATTGGTTTGCGCCCGCCGCTTCCTTAGCCGTGGTGCTAGTGAGCTACCCGCTACGCAGCTGGCGGCATTTTGAAAAACTGATTCAATCCTTATTCGCGGAGCGAAAGCGCGCTTATATCACCTTAAATGCCATCGTCGATGGCGTAATAGCCACCGACAGCAAGGGCGTCATCGAGTATATGAATGCGGCCGCTCTGGATCTCGTCGGCAGCAAACAGCCGAAGACTGCCAGCCAAAATATCGACGATATTTTTAGCGTGGAAATGGACGGTAAACCCCATAAAATGGGTGAATTGATCAAACAAAGCGTCAACAGTCAGGGACCGTTGAAATTCAACAATAGCCGCCTATCCATTTCCGACCAATATGTCATGAACGCCAACCTGACTATCGCCCCGTTGATCGGCCGCCGTGGCATGCTGATAGGCACAGTATTGACGATCAACGACATTGGCGAGCGAATGATTATGGCGAAAATGCTGCTGCAAAAAGCCGAAGAACAATCTGTGATGCGAGAATTAATTAACCGGACCGAACAAGTTAGCTTGGCCAAAAGCCAGTTTTTATCGCAAATGAGCCACGAATTACGCACACCGTTGAATGCCATCATTGGCTTTGCGCAGTTGATGCAAATGGACGATCCGGAACATCCTCTGGCCGACACTCACCTGGACTCAGTCAATGAAATACTCAAGGCCGGTCTGCACTTACTCGGCCTAATAAACGAGCTATTGGATCTGGCCAAAATCGAATCCGGCAAAATTAGCGTCAATATCGACAGCATTAACTTGGTTGAAATGATAAAGGATTGCCAAACCCTGATTGCACCCATGGTGAACAACAAGGGCCTGGAACTAATCGTCGACAATCCTTTGCCTGAGGACGTCGAGCTAAAAGCAGATCCGAAACGCGCAAAACAAATTTTATTAAATTTTCTTTCCAACGCGGTGAAATATAACCGCCCTAACGGCTCTATCAGCCTCAGCAGCAGGCAGGTAGGCAATAACAGGGTTAGGATTTCCATTACCGATACCGGGAATGGTCTGGCAGAGCAGGAACAACAATTGTTATTCCAATCGTTTCAACGCCTGGGCGCGGACAATACCGATATAGAAGGCACCGGCATCGGACTGGCAATTACCAAACAACTGGCCGAATTGATGCACGGCAATGTAGGCCTAAGCAGTACGCCCGGCATAGGCAGTACGTTTTGGGTGGAATTGCCGATCCATTACCATTAA